In the genome of Capricornis sumatraensis isolate serow.1 chromosome 4, serow.2, whole genome shotgun sequence, the window GCTTTCCCTACTGCCGCATTGCCCTTGTCtcttaccccccacccccacccggccCCGACCCACACCCACAACTGGCTGCAGCTCAGCTCTTCCCACTGCATTACCCTCAGGCCTACTGTTGAAGAAAATACCTTGTCTCAGGCATTGGCCAAAGAGGTTCCTGGTTTGACATAGTCTGGCTGAGAGTTGTGGTGCTGATGGTCTCTGAAAGGGCTATCTATGGGAGGTCCTTGGCTGCCCCCAAAGCCCAGCTTTCAAGTaaccttgttctttttcttcagtgttagtgtcagtcgctcagtcatgtccgagtctcacaacccatgcactgtagtccaccaagctcctctgtggaattcttcaggcaagaatactagggtggctttgccatttctttctctaggagatcttcctgacccaggaatcaaacctgggtctcctgcattgcaggcagattgtttactttctgaactaccagggaagccctctttttctTTAGGCACCCTCCAAACCCCAGATCATGTCTCTGTGGGGTCTGGTCTCCAAAATGCCCCCAGAAAAACTGCAGCGGCTCTATGTCGACTTTCCTCAACACCTGCGGCATCTCCTGGGTGACTGGCTGGAGAACCAGCCCTGGTGAGTCCTAGCTGCCCCCTTATCAGTCCCCCAGGGCCTCCCCCACCTACCTTCCTTCTCATTAGGTTTTCTTCATCCCATTTTGAGACTTGGGACTCATTATTCCACATGGAGCGGTCCAGATTTAGCTAAGAGTCTGTACCGCATCAGCCAGACTATGGCGTGTTGACACGTGGAGTTCCCCACCCTCTTAGGAACCTGAGCCAAAGAGGAGGGAGGTCAGAGCTGGGGCACGGGCACCACCCACAACAGCTGGAAAATTGGGGAACATGGGGCACAGCTGAGGACTATGGCGGGCCTGAATGGAGAATAAGAGGAGGAAGGAGCTGCTGAGCTGTTTGCTGTGGGGTGAAGAGACAGTAGAGTCGAGAAAGCCCTGACCTGAGGTGGCCTCATCCTGATCTTCCTGCAGGGAATTCCTTGTCGGCTCAGACACCTTCTGCTGCAACATGGCCAGTGCCCTACTTTCTGCCACTGTCCAGCGCCTTCAGGCCTCAGCtggagagcagggggaggggagcacCGTCGTGCAACACATCAACActctggaggtgggggcaggagggagggccagggccagggtggGGCCCGGAGCTGGGGTGAGCACTGGATGCTGGAAGGAAATTGGTGTTCCTCTGGTTAGCTGTTAGCTAGCAGGCAAATTAGACTTTAAAAGCATGCAAATGCATGCAAACTTCTGGAGTCCATGATTGTGCTGCCTTTTAGTTCATGTGTGAATGGGGAGGGGGATTGGTGAGGGAGAATGACATGAGTAAGAGCAAGGCTAACCCCATCTACCACTCTTCATTTCTAGACCATATATCAGAGGGACCCCCTGAAGCTGGTGGCCACTTGCAGACACATACTTCAAGGTGAAAAAAAAGCTGTTATGGAGCAGGTATTGTGAtaccccatctcccaccccaactCAACCCCCTGGAACTTTAGCCTGAGCCATGAGAAATTAGAAGGGGTTTGAAGTTCAGGAAAAGCTCCGTGTTCTAGGTCCAAGATGATCAAAGGACATTCCTGGGCTCAGAGTGAGCCCCAAGTTAAGCTCAGAGAAGCTTCCAGTGAGGAGCTGAGGGTAGTGAGGGGTCTGGGGCAAGTGATACAGAGCTGTTATCTCCAGAAGATTCCAAAATGTCAGGAAGAACTgtcaaggaagagaaaggagcgAGACAAGGGAAGTGGTCTGTTTTCTACAGAGCACGGCAGTGGGCACCCCTTTAGGGAGTGGAGGCTGAGTGAAAAGGGATGGGCAGAGTATCTCACCTGTCTCCTGTCCTTCTTTGCAGTTCCACCACCTGCCAATGTCCTTCCACTGGAAGCAGGAGGAACTCAAGTTTAACACAGTCCTACGGAGGCTGCAGCACCGGGTGGGGGAGACCCGCCTTCTCCGGGAGGCCCTGCAGCCTGGAGCTGAGGCTGGCCAAGGTGGGATTCTGGGGAGTGTGTGGGAGTGACCCCCTCTTGGATCTCAACCCTGATTGAACCTCTCAAATCTATCTGCACCTCGATTTTTGCCCCTACCCTCAGTGTCTTTGCACAGCTTGATAGAAACGCCTGCCAACGGGACTGGGCCAAGTGAGGTGAGTCATGGACTGAGACGTGGAGACTGAGCTCAAAGTGCAGACTTTGAGGGTCTCAGATCTGTGGAGGGATGGTGAGTAGTCCTCTGAGAGGTGAGAAAGGGAGGCCTACCCTCCAGAGCTGGGCAAAGAGGAAGCGTGTGGCTCCGGCTCAGGCCCCACCTGCCCACAGGCCCTGGTCACGCTGCTGCAGGAGACTGTTGGTGAGCTGGAAGCTGCTCAGGCTCTGGTGCTGAAGAGGATCCAGATATGGAAGCGGCAACAGCAGCTGGCAGGGAATGGCGCACCCTTTGAGGAGAGCCTGGCTCCACTACAagagaggtgggggcagggctgaCAGGGAAGTGGGATGCGCTGGGGGTGGACACCTGCTCTCCCTGCTGGAGGTGTAAGAGAGAGAGGCCAGGCCAGAGGGTCTTGGGGTGGGCCAAGACTTGGAGAAGCCAGATCCAGCAGAGCCACCCATACTGTTGTTCAGGTCATGTCTTGCACACGTGCACCAGGCTGACCCAGCATGCAGACATTCCTCCAACCTATACTTTTTTCTTCGAGTTCCATGCCCAGAGGACTGGGAATCCTTTTGGTTTATTGGGCAGGGCATCTTTCAATGTGCGCAAAAGCATCATGCATGCTGGCCTCGGACCTGGGTATCAGACCCCTGGGGAAAGGGCAGCTCGTTTCCACAGAGCTTCCAGGCACTGAGCGGGAACCTTGCCCCAGAGCCAAGGCATGTCCCACCACCCCTTCAGCCCCGATCCCTTGCAGTCACACCCATTGCTCATCACCAACCCTCCACACACACTATTCTGCTTTCTTCCTGGGTTGAGGGGTGAGGGGCAGTCTGGGCCGGGAGCAGGCTGGAAGACTGCGCCCCCTGACCACGGTCGTGGCCCCAGGTGTGAGAGCCTGGTGGACATTTATTCCCAGCTGCAGCAGGAGGTGGGGGCAGCTGGTGGGGAGCTTGATCCCAAGACCCGGGCAGCGCTGATTAGCCGACTGGATGATGTCCTGCGCACACTCGTCACCAGGTATGAGACCCCCTGCCTGGTGGAGAGCAGACCCCAAGGAAGCAGGAGGGTCAGAGTTTTAGAGGGGAGGCGGCGCCCAGAGGGACCCAGCTGTTCACTTCCCTGTGTCTTCCTTACTCCTCCCAGCTCTTTCCTGGTGGAAAAGCAGCCCCCCCAGGTTCTGAAGACTCAGACCAAGTTCCAGGctggggttcgattcctgctGGGCCTGCGGTTCCTGGGGGCCCCAGCCAAGCCTCCGCTGGTCAGGGCCGACATGGTCACGGAGAAGCAGGCGAGGGAGCTGAGCATGCCCCAGGGGCCTGGAGCTGGAGCGTAAGCCAGGGCTGGAGAGGGCCTGAGGGGGTGATGGAggccagaggggcctgggggacCAGCACAGTGAAGGGGGCTGGGTGACGGGGAGGGAGGGCCGTGGGATATGGGGGCCCTGTATAATAGTCAAGGGAGAGAATGGGGAGGGACCCACCAGCGCTGGAATGGGGTGGAAGCGTCCTGATTTGGCTAAGATGGGGGTTTCTCCCTCAAGAACCCAAGTAGGGAGATGGAGATTAGGGACCAATAGTCTAGGCCATTCACCTGTGGACTCAAGCTCCTGCCACTCCTGGGCCAGTCGGGATGAGCCCCTCCCTGACTTGCCCTGGCAGAGAAAGCACCGGGGAAATCATCAACAACACTGTGCCCCTGGAGAACAGCATTCCTGGGAACTGCTGCTCTGCGCTGTTCAAGAACCTGGTGAGAGGCCTTTGGGGAGCAGTGGGTGGGCATCCTCAGGCCAGGCAAGTGTCCTCGAGAGGGTGTGGGGAgcccaggagacacagtttctGCCTTCATCCTCCTTgccctcaccccatcccccagCTTCTGAAGAAAATCAAGCGGTGTGAGCGGAAGGGCACCGAGTCTGTCACCGAGGAGAAGTGTGCTGTGCTCTTCTCCACCAGCCTCACGCTCGGCCCTAACAAACTCCCCATCCAGCTCCAGGTGAGCCTGGGTCCCAGGTGCCCCGGCCACACACCGAGGCCTGGATCCTCACTCCTCATGAATCCCCTGTACCCTGTGGGTCTGGGTTTCATGCATGTTGGGGCTccagggggagtggggaggacgaGAACTCAAGTGCACACTCCAGGGAGTGACGGTGTGTGTTATTGCATATGGCCCTGTGGGATTGTGTCCCAGTTTTTGCAATAAGAACTATTTTCCTTAGCCATGCCAATGGCTAAGGCATTGAAGCACTTTTCTTAGACCAGGGCACTGTTTTAAGTcatacgcatgcacacacatgcagggTTTGCACAGTTAACATTATGAGGGAGTTATTCTTActagcctcattttacagatgagaacactgagacaCAGAGATTGAATACTTAGCCTGGGTCACACAGCTCCTGAATGTTGGAGCTGGCATTTGAAACCTGGAGGTCTGACTCTATAGCATTGACTCCTCACCACGTCTCAGCAGGGAGGACATAATTCAGCTTCAGAAAGCACTTGATCACACACCATGAATTTTTAACTATGTGGTGGGAGTTCAGGAGCTTCTGGGCACCCTCAGAGCCAGCCCTCTGCAGAGGCCCCTTGTCCCCCAATACCAAGAGCTCCCTTTCCTCACCTGCTTCAGGCCCTGTCTTTGCCCCTGGTGGTCATTGTCCACGGCAACCAAGACAATAACGCCAAAGCCACCATCCTGTGGGACAATGCCTTCTCTGAGATGGTGAGGCAAGACCCGGAGTTGGGGGAAGGAGGGGCTATACCCTGGGGGGTGGGTGTAGGCTGGTGGGGTGGCTGGTATGTCCGCTTGAGAGTGGCCATAACTCCTTCTCAGAGACTTGTTTCTGTCCTTCTGACCTCCTTTTGTGCCAATCTTAACACCGATTCTGTGGTGGCACTTTAGACTACTGTTGGAAAAGCACCGTTTTTCTTGGGCAGACTCAAGGGGACAAGGCTGGCGAGGGACAGTCTTGGGAAGGGGGGGAGAATGCAGGCCCTTCTGAGAAGGAATGGCTATGTCAGCCTGAGGCTTCCtcaccttctcccctcccctcccaggaccGCGTGCCCTTTGTGGTGGCTGAGCGGGTGCCCTGGGAGAAGATGTGTGAAAC includes:
- the STAT6 gene encoding signal transducer and activator of transcription 6 isoform X1 — its product is MSLWGLVSKMPPEKLQRLYVDFPQHLRHLLGDWLENQPWEFLVGSDTFCCNMASALLSATVQRLQASAGEQGEGSTVVQHINTLETIYQRDPLKLVATCRHILQGEKKAVMEQFHHLPMSFHWKQEELKFNTVLRRLQHRVGETRLLREALQPGAEAGQVSLHSLIETPANGTGPSEALVTLLQETVGELEAAQALVLKRIQIWKRQQQLAGNGAPFEESLAPLQERCESLVDIYSQLQQEVGAAGGELDPKTRAALISRLDDVLRTLVTSSFLVEKQPPQVLKTQTKFQAGVRFLLGLRFLGAPAKPPLVRADMVTEKQARELSMPQGPGAGAESTGEIINNTVPLENSIPGNCCSALFKNLLLKKIKRCERKGTESVTEEKCAVLFSTSLTLGPNKLPIQLQALSLPLVVIVHGNQDNNAKATILWDNAFSEMDRVPFVVAERVPWEKMCETLNLKFMAEVGTNRGLLPEHFLFLAQKIFSDSSLSMEAFQHRSVSWSQFNKEILLGRGFTFWQWFDGVLDLTKRCLRSYWSDRLIIGFISKQYVTSLLLNEPDGTFLLRFSDSEIGGITIAHVIRGQDGSPQIENIQPFSAKDLSIRSLGDRIRDLAQLKNLYPKKPKDEAFRSHYKPEQMGKDGRGYVPATIKMTVERDQPLPTPEPQMPTMMPSYDLGMAPDSSMNLPLGPDMVPQVYPPRSHSIPSYPALPREESVNMLPAFQEPHLPMPPNLSQMSLPFDQPHPQGLLPCPPQDHAVSSPEPLLCSDVTMAEDSCLNQPVGGFPQGTWVREDMFPPLLPPTEQDLTKLLLEGQGESGGGSLGAQPLLQPSPYGQSGISMSHMDLRANPSW
- the STAT6 gene encoding signal transducer and activator of transcription 6 isoform X2; the encoded protein is MSLWGLVSKMPPEKLQRLYVDFPQHLRHLLGDWLENQPWEFLVGSDTFCCNMASALLSATVQRLQASAGEQGEGSTVVQHINTLETIYQRDPLKLVATCRHILQGEKKAVMEQFHHLPMSFHWKQEELKFNTVLRRLQHRVGETRLLREALQPGAEAGQVSLHSLIETPANGTGPSEALVTLLQETVGELEAAQALVLKRIQIWKRQQQLAGNGAPFEESLAPLQERCESLVDIYSQLQQEVGAAGGELDPKTRAALISRLDDVLRTLVTSSFLVEKQPPQVLKTQTKFQAGVRFLLGLRFLGAPAKPPLVRADMVTEKQARELSMPQGPGAGAESTGEIINNTVPLENSIPGNCCSALFKNLLLKKIKRCERKGTESVTEEKCAVLFSTSLTLGPNKLPIQLQALSLPLVVIVHGNQDNNAKATILWDNAFSEMDRVPFVVAERVPWEKMCETLNLKFMAEVGTNRGLLPEHFLFLAQKIFSDSSLSMEAFQHRSVSWSQFNKEILLGRGFTFWQWFDGVLDLTKRCLRSYWSDRLIIGFISKQYVTSLLLNEPDGTFLLRFSDSEIGGITIAHVIRGQDGSPQIENIQPFSAKDLSIRSLGDRIRDLAQLKNLYPKKPKDEAFRSHYKPEQMGKDGRGYVPATIKMTVERDQPLPTPEPQMPTMMPSYDLGMAPDSSMNLPLGPDMVPHLPMPPNLSQMSLPFDQPHPQGLLPCPPQDHAVSSPEPLLCSDVTMAEDSCLNQPVGGFPQGTWVREDMFPPLLPPTEQDLTKLLLEGQGESGGGSLGAQPLLQPSPYGQSGISMSHMDLRANPSW